In the genome of Oxalobacter aliiformigenes, one region contains:
- the nrdD gene encoding anaerobic ribonucleoside-triphosphate reductase encodes MNEKNVKKSLADIPQEKRQRCEVWTRVMGYHRPVDSFNPGKQAEFAERKPFAEPK; translated from the coding sequence ATGAATGAAAAAAACGTGAAGAAATCTCTGGCGGACATTCCACAGGAAAAACGCCAGCGTTGCGAAGTCTGGACACGCGTGATGGGATACCATCGTCCTGTGGACAGTTTCAATCCCGGCAAACAGGCGGAATTTGCCGAACGCAAACCGTTTGCGGAGCCCAAATGA
- a CDS encoding lysis system i-spanin subunit Rz: MKRTIMMTAIALMTGVLAGYWFCHARWEADTERMNASRAREESERLKKVLEDNRNLQEIVRGLQARMKKENDHAKREYDALLARLHRGTARMSVPVRKDGGLSCTGRAADDAGQTRAELDPETAERILAVGRDGDEAIRELNQCIDQYRAVEKACKQTA; encoded by the coding sequence ATGAAAAGAACCATCATGATGACGGCCATCGCCCTGATGACCGGCGTTTTGGCCGGGTACTGGTTTTGCCATGCCCGGTGGGAAGCGGATACGGAAAGGATGAACGCGTCACGGGCCAGGGAAGAAAGCGAAAGGCTGAAAAAAGTCCTTGAAGACAACCGGAACCTGCAGGAAATCGTCAGGGGCCTGCAGGCCAGAATGAAAAAGGAAAACGACCATGCCAAACGAGAATATGATGCTTTGCTTGCTCGTCTCCATCGCGGTACTGCAAGGATGTCAGTCCCCGTCCGTAAGGATGGCGGACTGTCCTGCACTGGACGTGCCGCCGATGACGCTGGACAAACGCGAGCCGAACTTGACCCGGAGACTGCTGAACGAATTCTGGCTGTCGGACGCGACGGAGACGAGGCCATCCGGGAACTGAACCAGTGCATCGACCAGTACCGGGCCGTTGAAAAGGCATGCAAACAAACGGCCTGA
- a CDS encoding lysozyme, translating to MDDKKIRLAVGALAVSAATLVGIATHEGYRSEAYKDTVGIPTLGFGETAGVKMGDKTTPERALVQLLESTEKHADAIRQCIHVPLYQHEFDAYISLAYNIGTGAFCRSTLVKKLNAKDYAGACEEIKRFNRAGGKVLPGLTRRRQKEYRLCKGETT from the coding sequence ATGGACGACAAAAAAATCCGGCTGGCCGTGGGAGCGCTGGCCGTATCGGCGGCGACGCTGGTCGGCATCGCCACCCACGAAGGCTACCGAAGCGAAGCCTACAAGGATACGGTCGGCATACCGACCCTCGGCTTTGGCGAAACCGCCGGTGTAAAAATGGGCGACAAGACCACACCGGAACGGGCACTTGTCCAATTACTTGAGAGCACCGAAAAACATGCCGACGCCATCCGGCAATGCATACACGTTCCGCTCTACCAGCACGAATTCGACGCCTACATCAGTCTGGCCTACAACATCGGGACAGGGGCGTTCTGCCGATCCACACTGGTGAAAAAACTCAACGCCAAAGATTACGCCGGAGCTTGCGAAGAAATAAAACGCTTCAACCGTGCCGGTGGGAAAGTATTGCCTGGCCTGACAAGGCGCAGACAAAAAGAATACCGGTTATGCAAAGGAGAAACGACATGA